The Cucumis melo cultivar AY chromosome 9, USDA_Cmelo_AY_1.0, whole genome shotgun sequence genome includes the window CGTTTCAGTTTGTGGGTTGAGGAACTTAAGTGTTGGCCGCCATGGAAGGAGCAGTGGGAGCTGAGTTTCAGGATTGGGAGGTGCTGCTCCATGATTTGAACCTCGAAACTGCGTTAACTGCGGCTGAGTTTTCCGGAGAGAAATCGACCCATTTTGGGGGAATTGAAGGTGAGTCCGATTCTGATAGCATAATTAAATCCGACTATTTCTCTCTTGATAATCAGGGACGGCGAGGGAGAACTGTACCTGAGCGTGATCTTAATGAAGAGGAGGGCTCGGTTGAATCGGATAATCCTAGTTGGATTGATCCGAGTTCGGAGAATCGATATGGTCGGGTAAATTCGAGCGAATTATGGTCTGATTCTGGCAGTGATAGGTCGGATGAGCGTAAATTTAACGAGCTTGATtcgaaaactgagtccggaatCGCAGGATTTTTTCAAGGTGATGAGGAATTAAGTGGTAGGATTCTGAAATTAGAGAGTTTAAAGTCCCATGAGAACAAAATCACTGGCTCTGATCCCAATATTGAAGTAGCTTTAGAAGAGTTTGACGAAGTTCAATCCCAAAGCAAGGATTTGAACAAATTCTGGTCTGAGTCTGGTGAGGATATTGTTCAAAATGGCTCAAAAGTAGTGAAGTTGGAAGAAGGGAAAGAGCATTTGGATGAAAACAAGAATCTCCAAATTGAAGAAACCAAAATCAATGCAGAATCCGGCAGTGAGGTTGGAGATAAGAGGAAGGTAGTTTGGTGGAAGGTTCCATTTGAGGTGCTGAAGTACTGCTTGTTTA containing:
- the LOC103498665 gene encoding uncharacterized protein LOC103498665 isoform X2; this encodes MEGAVGAEFQDWEVLLHDLNLETALTAAEFSGEKSTHFGGIEGESDSDSIIKSDYFSLDNQGRRGRTVPERDLNEEEGSVESDNPSWIDPSSENRYGRVNSSELWSDSGSDRSDERKFNELDSKTESGIAGFFQGDEELSGRILKLESLKSHENKITGSDPNIEVALEEFDEVQSQSKDLNKFWSESGEDIVQNGSKVVKLEEGKEHLDENKNLQIEETKINAESGSEVGDKRKVVWWKVPFEVLKYCLFKASPVWSFSVAAALMGFIILGRKLYKIKRKSQSLHLKVILDEKGSQFLSRAARLNEAFSVVRRVPIVRPALPAAGINPWPAMSLS
- the LOC103498665 gene encoding uncharacterized protein LOC103498665 isoform X1, producing the protein MEGAVGAEFQDWEVLLHDLNLETALTAAEFSGEKSTHFGGIEGESDSDSIIKSDYFSLDNQGRRGRTVPERDLNEEEGSVESDNPSWIDPSSENRYGRVNSSELWSDSGSDRSDERKFNELDSKTESGIAGFFQGDEELSGRILKLESLKSHENKITGSDPNIEVALEEFDEVQSQSKDLNKFWSESGEDIVQNGSKVVKLEEGKEHLDENKNLQIEETKINAESGSEVGDKRKVVWWKVPFEVLKYCLFKASPVWSFSVAAALMGFIILGRKLYKIKRKSQSLHLKVILDEKKGSQFLSRAARLNEAFSVVRRVPIVRPALPAAGINPWPAMSLS